A DNA window from Methylocystis heyeri contains the following coding sequences:
- a CDS encoding Smr/MutS family protein: protein MTEQTKTYSRLKTPTAQDLELWSAVTADVRPFRARPTQQKPKAPAQPAEPRPIATLIAHRDAPPAPRSAPPLTDIDYQTRKKIRRGRLDVDAKLDLHGMRQEEAHNTLVAFLRRAQSNGAKVAIVVTGKGRSNDEGGVLRRMTPLWLQAPNLRDVVVGFGEASRNHGGEGALYVRIRRLEKGRKALADTFRR from the coding sequence ATGACCGAGCAGACAAAAACCTACTCGCGCCTCAAGACGCCTACCGCCCAGGATCTGGAGCTATGGTCGGCGGTGACCGCGGACGTCCGCCCTTTTCGCGCAAGGCCCACGCAGCAAAAGCCCAAGGCCCCGGCGCAGCCGGCGGAGCCCCGCCCGATCGCGACGCTCATAGCGCATCGGGACGCGCCGCCCGCGCCCCGCTCCGCGCCGCCCCTGACCGACATCGACTATCAGACCCGCAAGAAAATCCGACGCGGCCGGCTGGATGTGGACGCCAAACTCGATCTGCACGGCATGCGCCAGGAGGAAGCCCACAATACGCTGGTCGCCTTCCTGCGCCGCGCCCAATCGAACGGAGCCAAAGTGGCGATCGTCGTGACCGGAAAGGGCCGCTCCAACGACGAGGGCGGCGTCCTGCGGCGCATGACCCCGCTTTGGCTGCAAGCGCCCAACCTGCGCGATGTGGTGGTGGGATTTGGCGAAGCGTCGCGCAACCACGGCGGCGAAGGCGCGCTTTATGTGCGTATCCGCAGATTGGAGAAGGGGCGCAAGGCCCTTGCCGACACATTTCGGCGATAG